From one Bradyrhizobium sp. Ash2021 genomic stretch:
- a CDS encoding HlyD family efflux transporter periplasmic adaptor subunit, whose product MPKRSIYPGYATFKSSNGYSRKTRSLNDASVALGQRIDLTQLRVPIFLLAAGKVVSADQLFATTRLVGTPAELLHTHKDNGELAKAEQKAGGFAQDVIKAEQRTKLLALTAPVDGVVQQLAVHTVGGVVTPAQALLAVVPLDSHLEIEAMVSNRDIGFVHPGQQAEVKVDTFSFTRYGLLHGEVINVSQDAITRDKPQDKSNDKTAGTETTSSEPKGQEMNYAARVSLDRTQMQIDAERTVILTPETGFDHHCVVELAVQSGEFSPRREVKFRTNATSSSSIHCRATRPAWGPGGDAGP is encoded by the coding sequence ATGCCGAAACGCTCAATTTACCCGGGGTATGCTACCTTCAAGTCGTCAAATGGCTATTCAAGGAAAACCAGATCGCTGAACGACGCCTCTGTCGCCCTTGGGCAACGGATCGATCTGACGCAACTTCGCGTACCAATCTTTCTTCTCGCTGCCGGCAAGGTCGTTTCGGCGGATCAACTGTTCGCGACAACACGGCTAGTCGGCACACCGGCCGAATTGTTGCACACACACAAGGACAACGGAGAGTTAGCGAAGGCCGAGCAGAAGGCCGGCGGCTTTGCCCAGGACGTGATCAAGGCCGAGCAACGAACCAAGCTCCTGGCGCTCACAGCACCGGTCGACGGCGTGGTGCAGCAGCTGGCCGTGCACACAGTCGGGGGCGTGGTGACCCCGGCGCAGGCGCTGCTCGCGGTTGTGCCGCTCGACAGCCATCTGGAAATCGAGGCAATGGTGTCGAATCGCGACATCGGCTTCGTGCATCCCGGCCAGCAAGCCGAGGTCAAAGTCGATACCTTCAGTTTCACCCGCTATGGTCTCCTGCATGGGGAGGTCATTAACGTGTCCCAGGACGCCATCACCCGCGACAAACCCCAGGACAAATCCAATGACAAGACGGCGGGCACGGAAACCACCAGCAGCGAGCCCAAGGGCCAGGAGATGAACTACGCGGCGCGGGTCTCGCTCGACCGCACGCAGATGCAGATAGACGCTGAGAGAACGGTAATACTGACGCCGGAGACCGGGTTTGATCACCACTGCGTGGTGGAGCTTGCAGTGCAATCTGGTGAATTCTCGCCTCGCCGCGAGGTGAAGTTCCGGACAAATGCCACGTCATCCTCGTCGATCCATTGCCGCGCAACACGGCCGGCATGGGGACCGGGTGGTGACGCAGGACCCTGA